The Methanococcoides methylutens MM1 genome has a window encoding:
- a CDS encoding TatD family hydrolase has product MQEVIDSHCHLDFPKFNRDRDEVIERARNSGVVEMVNSGIDLKTNTSTLALAKQYDFIHPTIGLSPLVVSHYGNEVADEILLQLEQHAAESVGIGEAGLDYHYYKEDREREHQKEYFRKVIEIAESYDKPLVIHGREAEEDCFAMVRDLDKVIFHCYGGSVDTAAMITDAGYYISIPTIVCFSEHHRSIAENVPLDRILIETDSPYLSPRKGRNEPAFVRDTLPVIAEAQGMEEDKVAKATLKNTRSVFDL; this is encoded by the coding sequence ATGCAAGAGGTCATCGATTCGCACTGTCACCTGGATTTCCCTAAATTCAACCGTGACCGTGACGAAGTAATTGAAAGAGCACGCAATTCGGGTGTTGTTGAAATGGTCAATTCGGGTATCGACCTGAAGACCAACACCTCAACACTCGCACTTGCAAAACAATACGATTTTATTCATCCTACAATAGGCCTTAGCCCGCTTGTTGTTTCCCATTACGGCAATGAGGTTGCTGACGAGATCCTTCTCCAGCTTGAACAGCACGCTGCAGAGAGTGTTGGCATTGGGGAAGCGGGTCTTGATTACCACTATTATAAAGAGGACAGGGAGAGGGAACACCAGAAAGAGTACTTCCGGAAGGTTATTGAAATAGCAGAAAGCTACGACAAACCCCTTGTCATCCATGGAAGGGAAGCTGAAGAAGATTGTTTTGCCATGGTACGGGACCTAGACAAGGTCATCTTCCACTGCTACGGCGGTTCCGTGGATACCGCTGCCATGATAACAGATGCCGGATACTACATCTCAATTCCAACCATCGTATGTTTTTCGGAACACCACAGGTCCATAGCTGAAAACGTCCCGCTGGACAGGATACTGATCGAGACCGACAGCCCATACCTGTCTCCAAGAAAAGGACGTAATGAACCGGCATTTGTCCGCGACACGTTGCCGGTGATCGCGGAAGCACAGGGAATGGAAGAAGACAAAGTTGCAAAGGCAACCCTTAAAAATACAAGAAGTGTATTTGACCTTTAA
- a CDS encoding 2-isopropylmalate synthase: MRDRKISIFDTTLRDGEQTPGVSLTPEQKIEIAHQLSKLGVDTIEAGFPIASAGDMESVHNIATAGLTSEVCGLARVLTKDLDACIQADVGMIHTFVSTSDIQRIHTIKKSREEVIEMATNAVEYIKDHGMRCMFSAMDATRTDIDYLIDVYKAVEDAGCDIINVPDTVGVIAPSGMYRLISELDKDINIPIDTHCHNDFGLAVANSLMAIEAGASQAQVTVNGLGERAGNADLAETVMSLHSIYGAKTNINTEYIVETARMVERYTGVAIPPHMPVVGENAFAHESGIHTHGVLENSDTFEPGIMTPEMVGHTRRIVLGKHAGRHAVLRSLQSANINPSDEQLDAIINKVKVLADKGKRITDADLYAIAFDILGKPEGMPVIDLEEVSVMTGNITTSTAVVKALVNGTERITSDVGVGPVDAALKAVETLIGKHASSVSIHDFRIEAVTGGADALAEVVIGVQDKNGRIVTARAANADIVLASVEALVTAINMLLKT, from the coding sequence ATACGAGACCGAAAGATAAGCATTTTTGACACAACACTTCGTGACGGCGAACAAACCCCCGGTGTATCCCTAACTCCTGAGCAAAAGATAGAGATAGCTCACCAGCTTTCAAAGCTTGGAGTGGATACTATCGAGGCAGGGTTCCCTATAGCCTCTGCAGGTGACATGGAATCCGTACACAACATCGCAACTGCAGGCCTTACTTCCGAGGTGTGCGGACTTGCTCGTGTCCTCACAAAGGACCTTGATGCCTGTATCCAGGCAGACGTAGGAATGATACACACCTTCGTTTCCACATCTGACATCCAGAGGATACACACCATCAAGAAGAGCCGTGAAGAAGTCATTGAAATGGCGACCAATGCCGTAGAGTACATCAAGGACCACGGCATGCGCTGCATGTTCTCTGCAATGGACGCGACCCGAACAGATATCGACTATCTGATCGACGTATACAAGGCGGTAGAGGATGCAGGGTGTGACATCATCAACGTCCCTGATACCGTAGGAGTGATCGCTCCTTCAGGTATGTACCGCCTTATAAGTGAACTGGATAAGGACATCAACATACCTATCGACACTCACTGCCACAATGACTTCGGACTTGCCGTAGCAAACAGCCTCATGGCCATCGAAGCCGGCGCAAGCCAGGCACAGGTAACGGTCAATGGCCTCGGAGAGCGTGCAGGGAATGCCGATCTTGCGGAAACAGTGATGAGTCTCCATTCTATCTATGGTGCAAAGACGAACATTAACACAGAATACATCGTCGAGACAGCACGCATGGTAGAACGTTACACAGGAGTTGCCATCCCGCCACACATGCCGGTCGTCGGAGAGAACGCCTTTGCCCATGAATCGGGCATACATACACACGGTGTCCTTGAGAACTCCGATACCTTCGAACCAGGCATCATGACACCGGAAATGGTTGGTCACACACGAAGAATAGTACTTGGAAAACATGCAGGCAGACATGCAGTTCTCAGATCACTCCAATCTGCGAACATCAATCCTAGTGATGAACAGCTCGATGCGATCATCAATAAGGTAAAAGTGCTTGCAGACAAAGGTAAACGCATAACCGATGCAGACCTCTATGCAATAGCATTCGACATCCTTGGCAAGCCGGAAGGAATGCCGGTCATCGACCTCGAGGAAGTCAGTGTGATGACAGGAAACATCACCACATCTACTGCTGTTGTAAAGGCTCTGGTCAACGGAACCGAGCGCATCACATCCGACGTAGGTGTCGGACCTGTTGATGCAGCCCTGAAGGCCGTAGAGACCCTCATCGGAAAACACGCATCAAGCGTAAGCATACATGACTTCAGGATAGAAGCTGTGACCGGCGGTGCAGATGCACTGGCAGAGGTAGTCATCGGTGTACAGGACAAGAATGGCAGAATAGTCACTGCCCGCGCCGCAAACGCGGATATTGTCCTTGCCTCGGTGGAAGCGCTCGTAACAGCTATTAACATGCTCCTTAAAACATAA